One segment of Pantanalinema sp. DNA contains the following:
- the xerC gene encoding tyrosine recombinase XerC, whose protein sequence is MPPLDAHRDAFLLHLEVERNLSAHSLKAYRQDLDQFRRFVGDTSLEAIDYLTLRRYLGELSANGYQRATIARKLAALRTFFRYLARERVVGANPVASVASPKAARRLPKFLDREELVALFAAPDPGSPLGLRDRAILELLYATGMRVGEIVALKTDQIDWDEREIVVFGKGSKERLVLLDAHAAELVTAYLREARARLVGTRADGGILFVNRQGGALDQRSVQRMLQKYVAAAGIQKAVSPHTLRHTFATHLLEGGADLRVVQELLGHASLSTTQIYTHVSQERLREVYRHAHPRA, encoded by the coding sequence TTGCCCCCCCTCGACGCCCACCGAGACGCCTTCCTGCTGCACCTCGAGGTGGAGCGGAACCTCTCGGCCCACTCGCTGAAGGCCTACCGCCAGGACCTCGACCAGTTCCGGCGCTTCGTGGGCGACACTTCGCTCGAGGCGATCGATTACCTGACGCTGCGGCGCTACCTGGGCGAGCTCTCCGCGAACGGTTACCAGCGCGCGACGATCGCGCGCAAGCTCGCCGCGCTGCGCACCTTCTTCCGCTACCTGGCCAGAGAGCGCGTGGTCGGCGCCAACCCGGTCGCGAGCGTCGCGAGCCCGAAGGCCGCCCGGCGCCTGCCCAAGTTCCTCGACCGCGAGGAGCTCGTGGCCCTCTTCGCGGCGCCCGATCCCGGTTCGCCCCTGGGTTTGCGCGATCGCGCCATCCTGGAGCTGCTGTACGCGACCGGGATGCGCGTGGGCGAGATCGTCGCGCTCAAGACCGACCAGATCGACTGGGACGAGCGCGAGATCGTCGTCTTCGGCAAGGGCTCCAAGGAGCGCCTGGTCCTGCTGGATGCGCATGCGGCCGAGCTGGTCACGGCCTACCTGCGCGAGGCGCGCGCGCGCCTGGTCGGCACGCGCGCCGACGGCGGGATCCTCTTCGTCAACCGGCAGGGGGGCGCCCTCGACCAGCGCTCGGTCCAGCGCATGCTGCAGAAGTACGTCGCGGCCGCCGGCATCCAGAAGGCCGTGAGCCCGCACACCCTGCGCCACACCTTCGCCACCCACCTGCTGGAGGGCGGGGCGGATCTGCGGGTCGTTCAGGAGCTGCTCGGCCACGCCAGCCTCTCGACGACCCAGATCTACACCCACGTCAGCCAGGAGCGCCTGCGGGAGGTGTACCGCCACGCGCATCCGAGGGCTTAA
- a CDS encoding thymidine kinase, whose amino-acid sequence MQLGFYASPFRQGWIELICGSMYCGKTEELIRRVRRAEIAKQQVQVFKPIIDTRYSPEDVSSHGGARVSAVRATGAEEIWRLTDEATAVVAIDEIQFFDDAVVEVCQALANSGKRVIASGLDMDFRGEPFGVMPRLLALAESVEKLTAICMVCGAPATRSQRLIDGAPAEWDDPVILVGAQEAYEPRCRACHVVPVKPGRVLQLPLPGPQRA is encoded by the coding sequence ATGCAGCTTGGATTCTACGCGTCGCCGTTTCGCCAGGGATGGATCGAGCTGATCTGCGGCTCCATGTACTGCGGCAAGACCGAGGAGCTGATCCGCCGGGTGCGCCGCGCCGAGATCGCCAAGCAGCAGGTCCAGGTCTTCAAGCCGATCATCGACACGCGCTACTCGCCCGAGGACGTGTCGAGCCACGGGGGCGCCCGGGTGAGCGCGGTGCGCGCGACCGGCGCCGAGGAGATCTGGCGCCTGACCGACGAGGCCACCGCCGTGGTGGCCATCGACGAGATCCAGTTCTTCGACGACGCGGTGGTCGAGGTGTGCCAGGCCCTCGCCAACTCGGGCAAGCGGGTCATCGCCTCGGGCCTGGACATGGACTTTCGGGGCGAGCCGTTCGGCGTGATGCCGCGCCTCTTGGCCCTCGCCGAGTCGGTCGAGAAGCTGACGGCCATCTGCATGGTCTGCGGGGCGCCCGCGACCCGCTCCCAGCGCCTGATCGACGGCGCGCCCGCCGAGTGGGACGACCCGGTGATCCTGGTCGGCGCCCAGGAGGCCTACGAGCCGCGCTGCCGCGCCTGCCACGTGGTGCCCGTCAAGCCGGGCCGGGTGCTGCAGCTGCCGCTGCCGGGGCCCCAGCGGGCCTGA
- a CDS encoding HAMP domain-containing sensor histidine kinase translates to MPSKVDATPPQGEEAPDLHGAALAWAQRARAELPEPALRVAEGWAEAVERHMQHLLAAETEALQRANRTLRELDKGRAAFISSYSHELRTPLSAIVGACELLLEDFAQAIEGEPRTYVAMISQSADLIRHLIDDVLDLERMEARRFDLLLEPLQAAEVVRDVADLMAPLLQEKEIRCERLVSERLPAFAGDPVRIRQVLLNLLSNAVKFSPRGGVIHLQVVLEKAVGRRGAFVAFTVRDAGPGIAPEHQKLVFERFRQAPEGGPRGTGLGLPIAKRLVEMHGGRLSLKSTPGAGAAFTFTVPAIDPAASETSACGEQEGGGSSAKPRGPEWSKR, encoded by the coding sequence TTGCCGAGCAAGGTGGATGCCACTCCCCCCCAAGGTGAAGAAGCGCCCGACCTGCACGGGGCGGCGCTGGCGTGGGCGCAGCGCGCGCGCGCCGAGCTGCCCGAGCCGGCCCTGCGGGTGGCCGAGGGCTGGGCCGAAGCGGTCGAGCGCCACATGCAGCACCTGCTCGCCGCCGAGACCGAGGCCCTCCAGCGTGCCAACCGCACGCTGCGCGAGCTCGACAAGGGGCGCGCGGCCTTCATCTCCTCCTACTCCCACGAGCTGCGGACCCCGCTCAGCGCGATCGTCGGGGCCTGCGAGCTCCTGCTCGAGGACTTCGCCCAGGCCATCGAAGGCGAGCCGCGCACCTACGTCGCGATGATCAGCCAGAGCGCCGATCTCATCCGGCACCTGATCGACGACGTTCTCGACCTCGAGCGCATGGAGGCGCGCCGCTTCGACCTTCTCCTCGAGCCACTCCAGGCGGCCGAGGTGGTCCGCGACGTGGCGGACCTGATGGCCCCTCTGCTGCAGGAGAAGGAGATCCGCTGCGAGCGGCTGGTCAGCGAGAGGCTGCCCGCCTTCGCGGGGGATCCGGTCCGGATCCGCCAGGTCCTCCTCAACCTGCTCTCGAACGCCGTCAAGTTCTCGCCGCGCGGCGGCGTCATCCACCTGCAGGTCGTCCTCGAGAAGGCGGTCGGGCGTCGCGGGGCCTTCGTCGCCTTCACGGTGCGCGACGCCGGGCCGGGGATCGCCCCCGAGCACCAGAAGCTCGTCTTCGAGCGCTTCCGGCAGGCGCCCGAGGGCGGTCCTCGGGGCACCGGCCTCGGCCTGCCCATCGCCAAGCGCCTGGTCGAAATGCACGGCGGCCGCCTCTCGCTCAAGAGCACGCCGGGAGCGGGCGCTGCCTTCACGTTCACGGTGCCTGCGATCGATCCGGCCGCGAGTGAAACCTCCGCTTGCGGGGAACAAGAAGGGGGGGGCTCTTCGGCGAAGCCGCGGGGTCCGGAATGGAGCAAGCGATGA
- the dprA gene encoding DNA-processing protein DprA, translated as MSERAYAVAFLNVEGVGSTRLRRLRDRFGSLEAAWHASPRELASVQGIGPEIAQAIAAQRPELVPEAELAAVFRAGLEVVCHWESAYPGALREIHDPPGVLFIRGALPDLSRAVAIVGTRRCTRYGARMAETIARELAASGVVVVSGLAFGIDAAAHLGALEAGTTLAVLGSALDRVYPASNRGLASRIAERGALLSEYPLGTEPAAGQFPARNRIVAGLCQAVVLIEAKERSGALITVEMALDQNREVMAVPGPADAPCSLGPHRLIQQGARLVLSASDVLDELGWSTPRAPAREKSPPALLGDEARVYEAIEADPTGLERIAAKSGLPPAQINSVLLVLELKALVRQLPGRLYVRS; from the coding sequence ATGTCCGAACGCGCCTACGCCGTGGCCTTCCTCAACGTCGAGGGGGTGGGCTCGACCCGCCTGCGACGCCTGCGCGATCGCTTCGGCTCGCTCGAAGCCGCCTGGCATGCCAGTCCCCGCGAGCTCGCCTCGGTCCAGGGGATCGGGCCCGAGATCGCCCAGGCGATCGCCGCCCAGCGCCCGGAGCTTGTGCCCGAGGCGGAGCTTGCGGCCGTCTTTCGCGCGGGCCTCGAGGTGGTCTGCCACTGGGAGAGCGCCTACCCCGGGGCCCTGCGCGAGATCCACGACCCGCCGGGCGTGCTCTTCATCCGGGGGGCGCTGCCCGATCTCAGCCGCGCGGTCGCCATCGTGGGCACCCGGCGCTGCACCCGCTACGGGGCGCGGATGGCCGAGACGATCGCGCGCGAGCTGGCGGCAAGCGGGGTCGTGGTCGTCAGCGGCCTGGCCTTCGGCATCGACGCGGCCGCCCACCTGGGGGCGCTCGAGGCCGGAACGACCCTGGCGGTGCTGGGCTCGGCCCTGGATCGGGTCTACCCCGCGAGCAACCGGGGGCTGGCCTCGCGCATCGCCGAGCGCGGGGCGCTCCTCTCCGAGTACCCGCTCGGCACCGAGCCCGCGGCCGGGCAGTTCCCCGCCCGCAACCGGATCGTGGCGGGGTTGTGCCAGGCCGTCGTCCTGATCGAGGCCAAGGAGCGCTCGGGTGCGCTCATCACCGTGGAGATGGCCCTCGACCAGAACCGCGAGGTGATGGCGGTCCCCGGCCCCGCGGACGCGCCCTGCTCGCTGGGGCCGCACCGCCTGATCCAGCAGGGGGCGCGCCTGGTGCTGTCGGCTTCCGACGTGCTCGACGAGCTGGGCTGGAGCACCCCGCGGGCCCCGGCGCGCGAAAAGTCGCCGCCCGCGCTTCTTGGCGACGAGGCCCGGGTCTACGAGGCCATCGAGGCGGATCCGACGGGCCTGGAGCGGATCGCCGCCAAAAGCGGCCTGCCTCCTGCCCAGATCAACAGCGTGCTCCTGGTGCTGGAGCTCAAGGCGCTGGTGCGGCAACTGCCCGGTCGTCTGTATGTTCGATCGTGA
- the topA gene encoding type I DNA topoisomerase → MSKSLVIVESPAKAKTIGKILGKDFQVKASAGHIRDLPKKGLGVDVKKNFLPQYEVLAEKAKVVAELQEAASNADHVYLAPDPDREGEAIAWHLASILEDLNKPMQRIEFNEITKDAILRAVQHPRTIDIQRVNAQQARRVLDRLVGYKISPLLWQKVRRGLSAGRVQSVAVRLICDREAEVQAFVPKEYWSVGVDLLKGTAKTAFSTELVRWAGKKPDIGSEAAATAIVDALRVADFKVAKVQTKEQKRQPSAPFITSSLQQEASRRYGFTVKRTMTLAQQLYEGIDLGSEGPVGLITYMRTDSVRIADEAWEEAKGYIAERYGKSYLPTSRRTYASKKGAQEAHEAIRPTSILRTPEQVKGHLTPDQFKLYRVIWERFAASQMANATLAVLSIDIEAGDGVLRATDTKVVFAGFQAVYIDTPEEDSEEAKAQAKKPSKLPDLAEGDALKLKEVNPKQHFTQPPPRFTEATLVKTMEEKGIGRPSTYAPTIATIQDRGYVEKLGRALQPTELGIQVNDQLVKHFPNIVDVGFTADMEDKLDTVETGENEWQQLLKNFYEPFAATLKIATKEMQPVAIPSGEFCETCGAEMLIKSGRFGEFLACSKYPECKTTKPIIKKTGIGCKTPGCAGDVIVKRTRTGKTFYGCSKYPECSFTSWDLPTDTLCVKCNTWMALKRSKAGRSFLLCKNEECKNIQNVPKKSASADGKGEGEGEEAVKEPQEA, encoded by the coding sequence GTGTCGAAATCGTTGGTGATCGTCGAGAGCCCCGCAAAGGCCAAGACCATCGGCAAGATCCTGGGCAAGGACTTCCAGGTCAAGGCCTCTGCCGGCCACATCCGGGACCTCCCCAAGAAGGGCCTCGGGGTGGACGTCAAGAAGAACTTCCTGCCCCAGTACGAGGTCCTCGCCGAGAAGGCCAAGGTCGTGGCCGAGCTGCAGGAGGCCGCCTCGAACGCCGATCACGTCTACCTCGCGCCCGACCCTGACCGCGAGGGGGAGGCGATCGCCTGGCACCTGGCCTCGATCCTCGAGGACCTCAACAAGCCGATGCAGCGCATCGAGTTCAACGAGATCACCAAGGACGCCATCCTGCGCGCCGTCCAGCACCCGCGCACCATCGACATCCAGCGGGTCAACGCCCAGCAGGCGCGCCGCGTGCTCGATCGCCTGGTGGGCTACAAGATCTCGCCCCTGCTGTGGCAGAAGGTCCGTCGCGGCCTCTCGGCGGGCCGCGTCCAGAGCGTGGCCGTGCGCCTGATCTGCGATCGCGAGGCCGAGGTCCAGGCCTTCGTCCCCAAGGAGTACTGGTCCGTCGGGGTCGACCTCCTCAAGGGGACGGCCAAGACCGCCTTCTCGACCGAGCTGGTGCGCTGGGCCGGCAAGAAGCCCGACATCGGGTCCGAGGCCGCGGCCACGGCCATCGTCGACGCCCTTCGGGTCGCCGACTTCAAGGTCGCCAAGGTCCAGACGAAGGAGCAGAAGCGCCAGCCGAGCGCGCCCTTCATCACCTCGAGCCTGCAGCAGGAGGCCTCGCGCCGCTACGGCTTCACCGTCAAGCGCACCATGACCCTCGCCCAGCAGCTCTATGAGGGCATCGACCTGGGATCCGAGGGCCCGGTCGGCCTCATCACCTACATGCGTACCGACTCGGTGCGCATCGCCGACGAGGCCTGGGAAGAGGCCAAGGGCTACATCGCCGAGCGCTACGGCAAGAGCTACCTGCCCACCAGCCGCCGGACCTACGCCTCCAAGAAGGGCGCCCAGGAGGCCCACGAGGCGATCCGCCCGACCTCCATCCTGCGCACCCCCGAGCAGGTCAAGGGCCACCTGACGCCCGACCAGTTCAAGCTCTACCGCGTCATCTGGGAGCGCTTCGCCGCGAGCCAGATGGCCAACGCCACCCTCGCCGTGCTCTCGATCGACATCGAGGCGGGCGACGGCGTGCTGCGCGCGACCGACACCAAGGTGGTCTTCGCAGGCTTCCAGGCCGTCTACATCGACACCCCCGAGGAGGACTCGGAGGAGGCCAAGGCCCAGGCCAAGAAGCCCTCGAAGCTGCCCGACCTGGCCGAGGGCGACGCGCTCAAGCTCAAGGAAGTCAACCCCAAGCAGCACTTCACCCAGCCGCCGCCCCGCTTCACCGAGGCGACCCTGGTCAAGACCATGGAGGAGAAGGGCATCGGCCGCCCCTCCACCTACGCGCCGACCATCGCGACCATCCAGGACCGCGGCTACGTCGAGAAGCTCGGGCGCGCCCTGCAGCCGACGGAGCTCGGCATCCAGGTCAACGACCAGCTCGTCAAGCACTTCCCCAACATCGTGGACGTGGGCTTCACCGCCGACATGGAGGACAAGCTCGACACGGTCGAGACCGGGGAGAACGAGTGGCAGCAGCTGCTCAAGAACTTCTACGAGCCCTTCGCCGCCACCCTCAAGATCGCGACCAAGGAGATGCAGCCGGTCGCCATCCCCTCGGGCGAGTTCTGCGAGACGTGCGGTGCCGAGATGCTCATCAAGAGCGGGCGCTTTGGCGAGTTCCTCGCCTGCTCCAAGTACCCCGAGTGCAAGACGACCAAGCCGATCATCAAGAAGACCGGGATCGGCTGCAAGACGCCGGGCTGCGCCGGCGACGTGATCGTCAAGCGCACCCGCACGGGCAAGACCTTCTACGGCTGCTCCAAGTACCCGGAGTGCTCCTTCACCTCGTGGGACCTGCCGACCGACACCCTGTGCGTCAAGTGCAACACCTGGATGGCCCTCAAGCGCTCCAAGGCGGGCCGCAGCTTCCTCCTGTGCAAGAACGAGGAGTGCAAGAACATCCAGAACGTCCCCAAGAAGTCGGCCAGCGCCGACGGCAAGGGCGAAGGGGAAGGCGAGGAAGCCGTGAAGGAACCGCAGGAAGCGTAG
- the trmFO gene encoding methylenetetrahydrofolate--tRNA-(uracil(54)-C(5))-methyltransferase (FADH(2)-oxidizing) TrmFO, whose translation MVLKAKVIGGGLAGSEAAWQLAKQGISVELHEMRPVRETKAHHTDLLGELVCSNSLGAFGETSASGLLKAEMRRFDSLILASAQKASVPAGGALAVDRDVFAGAITEAIAQHPNITLVRDEVTSLDPECPTIIATGPLTSDALSEAIQQATGVEHLHFYDAAAPIVTLESLNLDRMFKAARWNKGEGVYLNCPMTREEYEAFHGELVKAEGAVLHLGEEEKNFFEGCLAVEVLARRGFDTLRYGPLKPVGLDDPRTGRWPYAVVQLRQDNVAGDLYNLVGFQTQLKWGEQKRVFRMIPGLEEAEFVRLGVMHRNTYLASPCFLDASLQWRDRPLWFVAGCLVGVEGYTESAASGALAGYNLARVLRGEEPLVLPRTTMLGSLMHYVSHADPKHFQPMNSNWGIIDPLEGPKVKDKQLRHQQQAERALAELDRILAGALTV comes from the coding sequence ATGGTGCTCAAGGCAAAGGTGATCGGCGGCGGCCTCGCGGGCTCTGAGGCCGCCTGGCAGCTCGCGAAGCAAGGGATTTCGGTCGAGCTGCACGAGATGCGCCCGGTGCGCGAGACCAAGGCCCACCACACCGATCTGCTCGGTGAGCTGGTGTGCTCCAACTCGCTCGGGGCCTTCGGCGAGACCAGCGCCTCGGGCCTGCTCAAGGCCGAGATGCGCCGCTTCGACTCGCTGATCCTCGCAAGCGCGCAGAAGGCGTCGGTGCCCGCAGGCGGGGCGCTCGCGGTGGACCGCGACGTGTTCGCCGGCGCCATCACCGAGGCGATCGCCCAGCACCCCAACATCACCCTGGTGCGCGACGAGGTCACCTCGCTCGACCCCGAGTGCCCGACGATCATCGCGACGGGCCCTTTGACCTCGGACGCCCTCTCGGAGGCGATCCAGCAGGCCACGGGCGTCGAGCACCTGCACTTCTACGACGCGGCCGCCCCCATCGTGACGCTCGAGAGCCTGAACTTGGACAGGATGTTCAAGGCCGCGCGCTGGAACAAGGGCGAGGGCGTCTACCTCAACTGCCCCATGACCCGCGAGGAGTACGAGGCCTTCCACGGCGAGCTCGTCAAGGCCGAGGGGGCGGTGCTGCACCTGGGCGAGGAGGAGAAGAACTTCTTCGAGGGGTGCCTGGCGGTCGAGGTCCTCGCCCGGCGGGGATTCGACACCCTGCGCTACGGCCCGCTCAAGCCGGTGGGCCTGGACGACCCCAGGACGGGCCGCTGGCCCTACGCGGTGGTCCAGCTGCGGCAGGACAACGTGGCAGGCGACCTCTACAACCTGGTGGGCTTCCAGACCCAGCTCAAGTGGGGCGAGCAGAAGCGCGTCTTCCGCATGATCCCGGGGCTGGAGGAGGCCGAGTTCGTTCGGCTCGGGGTGATGCACCGCAACACCTACCTGGCGAGCCCATGCTTCCTGGACGCGAGCCTGCAGTGGCGCGATCGCCCGCTGTGGTTCGTGGCGGGCTGCCTGGTCGGCGTCGAGGGCTACACCGAGTCGGCCGCCTCGGGGGCGCTGGCGGGTTACAACCTTGCAAGGGTCCTCAGGGGCGAGGAGCCCCTGGTGCTGCCCCGGACCACCATGCTGGGCAGCCTCATGCACTACGTCTCGCACGCCGATCCCAAGCACTTCCAGCCCATGAACTCCAACTGGGGGATCATCGATCCGCTGGAGGGGCCCAAGGTCAAGGACAAGCAGCTGCGTCACCAGCAGCAGGCCGAGCGCGCCCTCGCCGAGCTGGACCGCATCCTGGCCGGGGCCCTCACGGTCTAG
- a CDS encoding MarR family transcriptional regulator, whose product MRPLRALAEAYNAFAGAGARNMEAMGLTPAQFDVLATLGDTAGMTCKQLGEGTMITKGTLTGVLDRLEAKGLIRRTRGEQDCRQVFVRLTPEGEAVFQQTFQPHVDFLGSRMAHIPPEHQRQLTELLRELRRAFS is encoded by the coding sequence TTGCGGCCCTTGCGCGCGCTCGCCGAGGCCTACAACGCCTTTGCCGGCGCCGGCGCCCGCAACATGGAGGCGATGGGGCTCACCCCGGCCCAGTTCGACGTGCTCGCGACCCTGGGCGACACCGCCGGCATGACCTGCAAGCAGCTCGGCGAGGGGACCATGATCACCAAGGGGACGCTGACCGGCGTCCTGGATCGCCTGGAGGCCAAGGGCCTCATCCGGCGCACCCGCGGCGAGCAGGACTGCCGCCAGGTCTTCGTCCGGCTGACGCCCGAGGGCGAGGCGGTCTTCCAGCAGACCTTCCAGCCGCACGTGGATTTCCTCGGGAGCCGCATGGCCCACATTCCCCCCGAGCACCAGCGACAGCTGACCGAGCTCCTCAGAGAGCTGAGGCGCGCCTTCTCCTGA
- a CDS encoding GGDEF domain-containing protein — protein MTAQHLASGSTEELADAMLAELVTLAGASHAQILLAGDLAILASRPSGACPALPLGIALDAIADGRIHWDEAGSQVACCLPMPLQDGIFAVLLMAWEGTPPAGAERVSRIEDLLPFAALALSHRRLQAALAQRDVQLMDLGARYDDAMQRAVTDGLTGLINHAHFKELLGFEIGRSKRYGNHMTLLLLDIDLFKNINDTYGHLIGDVVIRRVAQALKGRVRDCDQVARYGGEEFAILLPQTDLPGAYIVADRIRLHIRDMVFHNDEQQPIPPVTLSIGVAQLRQSDSLLSLIERADHALYAAKRGGRDTVCCEDGETPVLSVS, from the coding sequence ATGACTGCTCAGCATCTCGCTTCCGGCAGCACCGAGGAGCTCGCGGACGCCATGCTCGCGGAGCTGGTGACCCTCGCCGGGGCCTCTCACGCTCAGATCCTCCTGGCCGGAGATCTGGCGATCCTCGCGAGCCGGCCCTCCGGGGCGTGCCCCGCGCTGCCGCTCGGGATCGCGCTGGATGCGATCGCCGACGGCCGGATCCACTGGGACGAAGCCGGCTCCCAGGTGGCCTGCTGCCTTCCGATGCCGCTCCAGGACGGCATCTTCGCGGTCCTGCTCATGGCCTGGGAGGGGACGCCTCCTGCCGGGGCCGAGCGCGTCTCGCGCATCGAGGACCTTCTCCCTTTCGCGGCCCTGGCGCTCTCCCATCGTCGCCTGCAGGCGGCCCTGGCGCAGCGCGACGTCCAGCTGATGGACCTCGGGGCGCGCTACGACGACGCCATGCAGCGGGCGGTGACCGACGGCCTTACCGGGCTCATCAACCATGCCCACTTCAAGGAGCTCCTGGGCTTCGAGATCGGCCGCAGCAAGCGCTACGGGAATCACATGACCCTGCTCTTGCTGGATATCGACCTCTTCAAGAACATCAACGACACCTACGGCCACCTGATCGGGGACGTGGTCATTCGCCGGGTGGCCCAGGCCCTCAAGGGCCGGGTGCGCGACTGCGATCAGGTCGCCCGCTACGGCGGCGAGGAGTTCGCCATCCTCCTGCCCCAGACCGACCTGCCGGGCGCCTACATCGTCGCCGATCGGATCCGCCTGCACATCCGGGACATGGTCTTCCACAACGACGAGCAGCAGCCCATCCCCCCGGTGACGCTCTCGATCGGGGTGGCGCAGCTCCGCCAGTCCGACTCCCTCCTGAGCCTGATCGAGCGGGCCGATCACGCCCTCTATGCCGCCAAGCGGGGCGGGCGCGACACCGTCTGCTGCGAGGACGGCGAGACCCCTGTCCTCTCGGTGAGCTGA